From Coffea arabica cultivar ET-39 chromosome 9c, Coffea Arabica ET-39 HiFi, whole genome shotgun sequence, one genomic window encodes:
- the LOC113708633 gene encoding uncharacterized protein isoform X2, with the protein MPSITCSVAKGIFVCFPFVHCLANRLFSYVNPALKQNCIQNTRSSSSTWGENDLRRCIFNYYKVNPKFVKFQNDCSVYHLLEEVFVNQGAAGDFSSNFENDHRTSAEEQDMETAARCARGKGRSNYVDDNADVEVIGAKEEKGKKGKGKRKSGDCSSSSPMSTTSGSVTDRYLRALDTIESLVSRKKSSSMSVSVSSPTKYRSGRDG; encoded by the exons ATGCCCTCTATTACCTGTAGTGTTGCCAAAGGTATATTTGTTTGTTTCCCCTTTGTTCATTGCCTTGCGAATAGACTTTTTTCCTATGTCAACCCAGCATTGAAGCAGAATTGCATCCAGAATACTCGTTCATCCAGCTCAACTTGGGGGGAAAACGATTTAAGGCGGTGCATTTTTAACTACTACAAG GTGAAcccaaaatttgtaaaatttcaaaatgactGCTCAGTCTATCATTTACTTGAGGAGGTATTTGTCAACCAAGGCGCAGCAGGAGACTTCAGCTCTAACTTCGAGAACGACCACCGTACTTCAGCCGAGGAGCAAGACATGGAGACTGCTGCACGATGTGCACGGGGAAAGGGAAGGTCGAACTATGTGGATGACAATGCTGATGTTGAGGTAATAGGGGCGAAAGAAGAGAAAGGGAAGAAGGGTAAAGGAAAACGGAAGTCGGGTGATTGCTCAAGCAGTAGTCCTATGTCCACCACCTCTGGTTCAGTAACTGATAGATACCTTAGGGCTCTTGACACCATTGAGTCGCTGGTTAGTCGAAAGAAGAGCAGTAGCATGAGTGTGTCAGTCAGCTCTCCGACCAAGTATCGTTCTGGCCGAGATGGATAG
- the LOC113708633 gene encoding uncharacterized protein isoform X3, with amino-acid sequence MDDNKWVKMEQVNPKFVKFQNDCSVYHLLEEVFVNQGAAGDFSSNFENDHRTSAEEQDMETAARCARGKGRSNYVDDNADVEVIGAKEEKGKKGKGKRKSGDCSSSSPMSTTSGSVTDRYLRALDTIESLVSRKKSSSMSVSVSSPTKYRSGRDG; translated from the exons ATGGACGATAACAAGTGGGTCAAGATGGAGCAG GTGAAcccaaaatttgtaaaatttcaaaatgactGCTCAGTCTATCATTTACTTGAGGAGGTATTTGTCAACCAAGGCGCAGCAGGAGACTTCAGCTCTAACTTCGAGAACGACCACCGTACTTCAGCCGAGGAGCAAGACATGGAGACTGCTGCACGATGTGCACGGGGAAAGGGAAGGTCGAACTATGTGGATGACAATGCTGATGTTGAGGTAATAGGGGCGAAAGAAGAGAAAGGGAAGAAGGGTAAAGGAAAACGGAAGTCGGGTGATTGCTCAAGCAGTAGTCCTATGTCCACCACCTCTGGTTCAGTAACTGATAGATACCTTAGGGCTCTTGACACCATTGAGTCGCTGGTTAGTCGAAAGAAGAGCAGTAGCATGAGTGTGTCAGTCAGCTCTCCGACCAAGTATCGTTCTGGCCGAGATGGATAG
- the LOC113708633 gene encoding uncharacterized protein isoform X1 encodes MRKQRRRGSERLHFSKQHEIAFAHHLLNMYRASEIKDNNISSFVVPEIQRQLNCQSRTFFTFDSIRAKYYALRELTKLYIAFKRRGTGLDWDSQKFTFLMDDNKWVKMEQVNPKFVKFQNDCSVYHLLEEVFVNQGAAGDFSSNFENDHRTSAEEQDMETAARCARGKGRSNYVDDNADVEVIGAKEEKGKKGKGKRKSGDCSSSSPMSTTSGSVTDRYLRALDTIESLVSRKKSSSMSVSVSSPTKYRSGRDG; translated from the exons ATGAGAAAACAAAGGCGCAGAGGTTCGGAGCGTTTGCATTTCTCTAAGCAGCATGAAATTGCTTTTGCCCACCACCTTTTAAACATGTATAGAGCTAGTGAAATTAAGGACAATAACATTTCTAGCTTTGTGGTTCCCGAAATACAACGGCAGTTGAACTGCCAATCCCGTACCTTCTTCACTTTCGATAGTATAAGAGCCAAATACTATGCATTGCGAGAGCTAACTAAACTATACATTGCCTTCAAAAGGCGGGGAACGGGATTGGATTGGGATAGCCAGAAGTTTACCTTCCTTATGGACGATAACAAGTGGGTCAAGATGGAGCAG GTGAAcccaaaatttgtaaaatttcaaaatgactGCTCAGTCTATCATTTACTTGAGGAGGTATTTGTCAACCAAGGCGCAGCAGGAGACTTCAGCTCTAACTTCGAGAACGACCACCGTACTTCAGCCGAGGAGCAAGACATGGAGACTGCTGCACGATGTGCACGGGGAAAGGGAAGGTCGAACTATGTGGATGACAATGCTGATGTTGAGGTAATAGGGGCGAAAGAAGAGAAAGGGAAGAAGGGTAAAGGAAAACGGAAGTCGGGTGATTGCTCAAGCAGTAGTCCTATGTCCACCACCTCTGGTTCAGTAACTGATAGATACCTTAGGGCTCTTGACACCATTGAGTCGCTGGTTAGTCGAAAGAAGAGCAGTAGCATGAGTGTGTCAGTCAGCTCTCCGACCAAGTATCGTTCTGGCCGAGATGGATAG